A single Populus nigra chromosome 13, ddPopNigr1.1, whole genome shotgun sequence DNA region contains:
- the LOC133670627 gene encoding KH domain-containing protein HEN4-like isoform X1: MATASFSPFLSAPAKRPINSNTIMPDPNPNYPNGSSANKRSKPQPSASAAPLPVPSGHVSFRLLCHGSRIGGVIGKAGNIIKGLQQQTGAKVRIEDAPSDSPDRVITVIGPITQSAVVFSRIESAVEVSKGQEALVRVFERILEVAAESDSVADGVVSCRMLAEVSSVGAVIGKGGKVVEKIRKDCGCKIKVLVDKLPDCAASNEEMIEIEGDVSAVKKGLVAVSRCLQDCQPVDKTRVTNSKPSEAVSRVSLSDVRVEIHPRHSAVLPTIAQNSSVLPTIPQHSLGLPTIPKSSINYASRVHPLSLESDRVVTPDTNIPQQQVVFRILCTTDRIGGVIGKGGNVVRALQNETGAAISVGPTVSECDERLITVTASENPESRYSAAQKTIVLVFSRAVESGIEKGLDPGSSRGSPVTARLVVSPSQVGCLLGKGGTIISEMRKATSTSIRIIVGDQRNPKCVPETDHVVEISGDFVNVKDAIYHVTGRLRDNLFSGMLSTPGARSNSSVLAEISPYVKLMDPVRDSSWEPVRDPLRDAFRDSLRETVRDPLREPVRDLFREPVRDLFREPVRDSLREPARDSAPYIMQPTAGNSHNLSRQTVITQNMDHLGLSHSLDRPPSPRLWASQTIPRVNPRGISDVSRRLPSLKAGLELGSGGKSAFVTNTTVEIVVPENAFGSVYGENGSNLARLRQISGAKVIVHEPRLGTSDRIVVISGTPDETQAAQSLLQAFILTGQS, encoded by the exons ATGGCCACAGCTAGTTTTAGTCCTTTTCTCTCTGCCCCTGCAAAACGCCCCATAAATTCTAATACCATAATGCCCGACCCCAACCCGAATTACCCAAACGGATCCTCTGCCAACAAACGCTCAAAACCCCAGCCTTCTGCTTCAGCTGCTCCGTTACCCGTCCCTTCGGGACATGTATCCTTCCGTCTTCTCTGCCACGGTTCGAGAATCGGCGGCGTAATAGGAAAGGCCGGAAACATAATAAAAGGCTTACAACAACAAACCGGAGCCAAGGTTCGGATAGAAGATGCTCCGTCCGATTCACCTGATCGGGTCATAACGGTGATCGGTCCGATTACGCAATCGGCGGTAGTATTTAGTAGAATTGAGAGTGCAGTTGAGGTTTCAAAGGGGCAGGAGGCTTTGGTTAGGGTTTTTGAGAGGATTTTAGAGGTGGCGGCGGAGAGTGATTCGGTGGCGGATGGGGTGGTTTCTTGTAGGATGTTAGCGGAGGTGAGTTCGGTTGGGGCAGTTATTGGGAAAGGAGGGAAAGTAGTGGAGAAGATTAGGAAAGATTGTGGGtgtaaaattaaagttttggttgATAAATTGCCTGATTGTGCTGCTTCGAATGAAGAGATGATTGAG ATTGAAGGGGATGTTTCAGCAGTAAAGAAAGGACTTGTTGCGGTTTCTCGCTGCCTTCAAGATTGCCAACCGGTTGATAAGACAAGGGTGACCAACAGCAAACCTTCTGAGGCAGTTTCCAGAGTCTCTTTGTCTGATGTGCGTGTAGAAATCCATCCACGGCATTCTGCAGTGCTTCCCACCATAGCACAGAATTCATCAGTGCTACCCACTATACCACAACATTCTTTGGGGCTCCCCACCATACCGAAGAGCTCCATTAATTATGCTTCCAGAGTTCATCCTTTGTCATTGGAGTCTGACAGGGTTGTCACACCAGATACAAACATACCACAACAGCAAGTGGTTTTTAGAATTCTGTGTACTACCGATAGGATTGGGGGTGTTATTGGAAAAGGTGGCAACGTTGTCAGGGCTCTTCAGAATGAGACAGGTGCTGCTATAAGCGTTGGACCAACGGTGTCTGAGTGTGATGAGCGACTAATCACTGTTACTGCATCTGAG AACCCAGAGTCTCGGTACTCAGCTGCACAAAAGACTATTGTACTTGTTTTCTCGAGGGCTGTGGAGTCTGGCATTGAAAAGGGTCTGGATCCTGGCTCAAGCAGGGGGTCACCTGTTACTGCAAGGCTTGTAGTTTCACCAAGCCAAGTAGGCTGTTTGTTGGGAAAAGGAGGCACTATAATTTCAGAAATGCGTAAGGCAACCAGTACCAGCATAAGAATAATAGTGGGCGACCAGCGTAACCCGAAGTGTGTGCCAGAGACTGATCATGTGGTGGAG ATTTCTGGAGACTTTGTGAATGTGAAAGATGCGATATATCATGTTACTGGAAGACTCCGAGATAATCTTTTCTCCGGCATGCTGAGCACTCCTGGAGCAAGGAGCAATTCTTCTGTATTAGCTGAAATCAGTCCCTATGTGAAATTAATGGATCCAGTGAGGGATTCATCGTGGGAGCCAGTGAGAGACCCACTGAGGGATGCATTTAGGGATTCATTGAGGGAAACTGTGAGGGATCCTTTGAGGGAGCCAGTGAGGGATCTGTTTAGGGAGCCTGTGAGGGATCTGTTTAGGGAGCCAGTGAGGGATTCACTGCGGGAGCCAGCAAGAGATTCTGCCCCTTATATTATGCAGCCAACAGCTGGAAATTCTCATAATCTAAGTCGTCAAACTGTTATAACACAGAATATGGACCACCTTGGACTTTCACATAGTTTAGATCGCCCTCCTTCACCAAGGTTGTGGGCATCACAG ACAATACCTAGAGTAAATCCACGGGGCATATCAGATGTCAGCAGAAGATTGCCTTCTCTTAAAGCTGGCTTAGAGCTTGGCAG TGGAGGCAAGTCTGCTTTTGTTACAAACACAACTGTAGAGATTGTAGTTCCCGAGAATGCCTTTGGCTCTGTATATGGGGAGAATGGTAGCAATCTAGCTCGTTTGAGACAG ATCTCAGGTGCCAAGGTAATAGTGCACGAACCTCGTCTAGGAACAAGTGACAGGATTGTTGTTATATCTGGGACCCCTGATGAAACCCAAGCAGCTCAGAGCCTCCTTCAAGCATTTATCCTCACTGGACAATCTTga
- the LOC133670627 gene encoding KH domain-containing protein HEN4-like isoform X2 produces MATASFSPFLSAPAKRPINSNTIMPDPNPNYPNGSSANKRSKPQPSASAAPLPVPSGHVSFRLLCHGSRIGGVIGKAGNIIKGLQQQTGAKVRIEDAPSDSPDRVITVIGPITQSAVVFSRIESAVEVSKGQEALVRVFERILEVAAESDSVADGVVSCRMLAEVSSVGAVIGKGGKVVEKIRKDCGCKIKVLVDKLPDCAASNEEMIEIEGDVSAVKKGLVAVSRCLQDCQPVDKTRVTNSKPSEAVSRVSLSDVRVEIHPRHSAVLPTIAQNSSVLPTIPQHSLGLPTIPKSSINYASRVHPLSLESDRVVTPDTNIPQQQVVFRILCTTDRIGGVIGKGGNVVRALQNETGAAISVGPTVSECDERLITVTASENPESRYSAAQKTIVLVFSRAVESGIEKGLDPGSSRGSPVTARLVVSPSQVGCLLGKGGTIISEMRKATSTSIRIIVGDQRNPKCVPETDHVVEISGDFVNVKDAIYHVTGRLRDNLFSGMLSTPGARSNSSVLAEISPYVKLMDPVRDSSWEPVRDPLRDAFRDSLRETVRDPLREPVRDLFREPVRDLFREPVRDSLREPARDSAPYIMQPTAGNSHNLSRQTVITQNMDHLGLSHSLDRPPSPRLWASQTIPRVNPRGISDVSRRLPSLKAGLELGSGGKSAFVTNTTVEIVVPENAFGSVYGENGSNLARLRQHFFMLKWLDQI; encoded by the exons ATGGCCACAGCTAGTTTTAGTCCTTTTCTCTCTGCCCCTGCAAAACGCCCCATAAATTCTAATACCATAATGCCCGACCCCAACCCGAATTACCCAAACGGATCCTCTGCCAACAAACGCTCAAAACCCCAGCCTTCTGCTTCAGCTGCTCCGTTACCCGTCCCTTCGGGACATGTATCCTTCCGTCTTCTCTGCCACGGTTCGAGAATCGGCGGCGTAATAGGAAAGGCCGGAAACATAATAAAAGGCTTACAACAACAAACCGGAGCCAAGGTTCGGATAGAAGATGCTCCGTCCGATTCACCTGATCGGGTCATAACGGTGATCGGTCCGATTACGCAATCGGCGGTAGTATTTAGTAGAATTGAGAGTGCAGTTGAGGTTTCAAAGGGGCAGGAGGCTTTGGTTAGGGTTTTTGAGAGGATTTTAGAGGTGGCGGCGGAGAGTGATTCGGTGGCGGATGGGGTGGTTTCTTGTAGGATGTTAGCGGAGGTGAGTTCGGTTGGGGCAGTTATTGGGAAAGGAGGGAAAGTAGTGGAGAAGATTAGGAAAGATTGTGGGtgtaaaattaaagttttggttgATAAATTGCCTGATTGTGCTGCTTCGAATGAAGAGATGATTGAG ATTGAAGGGGATGTTTCAGCAGTAAAGAAAGGACTTGTTGCGGTTTCTCGCTGCCTTCAAGATTGCCAACCGGTTGATAAGACAAGGGTGACCAACAGCAAACCTTCTGAGGCAGTTTCCAGAGTCTCTTTGTCTGATGTGCGTGTAGAAATCCATCCACGGCATTCTGCAGTGCTTCCCACCATAGCACAGAATTCATCAGTGCTACCCACTATACCACAACATTCTTTGGGGCTCCCCACCATACCGAAGAGCTCCATTAATTATGCTTCCAGAGTTCATCCTTTGTCATTGGAGTCTGACAGGGTTGTCACACCAGATACAAACATACCACAACAGCAAGTGGTTTTTAGAATTCTGTGTACTACCGATAGGATTGGGGGTGTTATTGGAAAAGGTGGCAACGTTGTCAGGGCTCTTCAGAATGAGACAGGTGCTGCTATAAGCGTTGGACCAACGGTGTCTGAGTGTGATGAGCGACTAATCACTGTTACTGCATCTGAG AACCCAGAGTCTCGGTACTCAGCTGCACAAAAGACTATTGTACTTGTTTTCTCGAGGGCTGTGGAGTCTGGCATTGAAAAGGGTCTGGATCCTGGCTCAAGCAGGGGGTCACCTGTTACTGCAAGGCTTGTAGTTTCACCAAGCCAAGTAGGCTGTTTGTTGGGAAAAGGAGGCACTATAATTTCAGAAATGCGTAAGGCAACCAGTACCAGCATAAGAATAATAGTGGGCGACCAGCGTAACCCGAAGTGTGTGCCAGAGACTGATCATGTGGTGGAG ATTTCTGGAGACTTTGTGAATGTGAAAGATGCGATATATCATGTTACTGGAAGACTCCGAGATAATCTTTTCTCCGGCATGCTGAGCACTCCTGGAGCAAGGAGCAATTCTTCTGTATTAGCTGAAATCAGTCCCTATGTGAAATTAATGGATCCAGTGAGGGATTCATCGTGGGAGCCAGTGAGAGACCCACTGAGGGATGCATTTAGGGATTCATTGAGGGAAACTGTGAGGGATCCTTTGAGGGAGCCAGTGAGGGATCTGTTTAGGGAGCCTGTGAGGGATCTGTTTAGGGAGCCAGTGAGGGATTCACTGCGGGAGCCAGCAAGAGATTCTGCCCCTTATATTATGCAGCCAACAGCTGGAAATTCTCATAATCTAAGTCGTCAAACTGTTATAACACAGAATATGGACCACCTTGGACTTTCACATAGTTTAGATCGCCCTCCTTCACCAAGGTTGTGGGCATCACAG ACAATACCTAGAGTAAATCCACGGGGCATATCAGATGTCAGCAGAAGATTGCCTTCTCTTAAAGCTGGCTTAGAGCTTGGCAG TGGAGGCAAGTCTGCTTTTGTTACAAACACAACTGTAGAGATTGTAGTTCCCGAGAATGCCTTTGGCTCTGTATATGGGGAGAATGGTAGCAATCTAGCTCGTTTGAGACAG
- the LOC133671486 gene encoding putative UDP-rhamnose:rhamnosyltransferase 1: MASKSHVFMFPWLAFGHILPYLEFSKQLAAKGIHISFISTPRNIKRFPSIPQNISGKFKFIEIQLPIVDGLPENCEATIDLSPEQIQYLKKAYDALKVPFESLVQKEAPEMILFDFAACWIPAIAARYGITSVFFSPLSAASSAYIGPPDELHSFRLRTRPEDYARAPEWIPFPSLVAYRPDQGTRYMQHVYIPDVSGISTGQRRAKTLTECDLVAVRSCREFEDSYLNVLEEIYQKPVLPIGLLPPNFVENKTSHPESSNFSSTFKWLDKQEQKSVVFVGFGSEYKMPVETIHELAYGIELSGLPFMWILKKPEGIDSQDLLPTGFVSRISDRGIVSFGWAPQLEILAHPSIGGCLFHSGWGSIIESLGFGHPLILMPMVNDQTLNAKLLVEKSAGFEVPRNKDGSFNRDMVAKSMRLVMVDEEGEPIRLKTSELQAIFASQHLQDDYISKFIRYTSSFKKKEH; encoded by the coding sequence ATGGCTTCCAAATCCCATGTGTTCATGTTCCCATGGTTAGCATTTGGCCACATACTACCGTATCTCGAGTTTTCTAAACAATTAGCAGCGAAGGGTATTCATATATCATTCATATCCACCCCAAGAAATATTAAGAGATTTCCTTCCATTCCTCAAAATATTTCAGGCAAGTTCAAGTTCATCGAGATCCAACTACCAATTGTTGATGGCCTGCCTGAAAACTGTGAGGCCACCATTGACCTGTCACCGGAGCAAATACAGTATCTGAAGAAGGCATATGATGCCTTAAAGGTGCCATTTGAGAGCCTGGTTCAAAAAGAAGCACCAGAGATGATTCTGTTTGACTTTGCTGCTTGCTGGATCCCAGCTATTGCAGCTAGATATGGGATTACTTCTGTGTTTTTCAGTCCATTATCAGCTGCCTCATCAGCATATATAGGGCCACCAGATGAGTTACATTCCTTCCGTCTACGTACTAGACCAGAAGATTATGCAAGAGCTCCAGAATGGATCCCCTTCCCTTCACTTGTTGCTTACAGGCCTGATCAGGGAACAAGGTATATGCAACATGTATACATTCCTGATGTATCTGGAATTTCAACTGGCCAACGGCGGGCAAAAACTCTGACAGAATGTGACTTGGTTGCAGTAAGGAGTTGTAGAGAGTTTGAAGATTCCTATTTGAATGTCCTAGAAGAAATCTACCAAAAGCCAGTTTTACCTATCGGCTTGCTACCTCCAAATTTTGTTGAAAACAAAACTAGCCATCCTGAATCCTCCAATTTTTCTAGTACTTTTAAGTGGCTAGACAAACAAGAGCAAAAGTCTGTGGTCTTTGTGGGATTTGGAAGTGAGTACAAGATGCCAGTTGAAACAATCCATGAATTAGCCTATGGTATTGAACTTTCTGGGCTGCCGTTCATGTGGATCCTCAAAAAGCCAGAAGGTATTGACAGCCAAGACTTATTGCCAACCGGGTTTGTCTCTCGGATCTCAGATCGGGGAATCGTTAGTTTTGGTTGGGCTCCACAACTAGAAATACTGGCTCATCCATCCATTGGGGGGTGCCTCTTTCATTCAGGATGGGGCTCCATCATTGAATCACTTGGTTTCGGACACCCCTTAATTCTTATGCCTATGGTCAACGACCAGACACTTAATGCTAAGTTACTAGTGGAAAAGAGTGCTGGATTTGAAGTTCCAAGGAATAAAGATGGTTCATTCAACCGAGACATGGTTGCCAAGTCAATGAGACTAGTGATGGTCGACGAAGAAGGGGAGCCTATAAGACTTAAGACCTCTGAGCTGCAAGCAATATTTGCTAGTCAGCACCTGCAGGATGACTACATCAGCAAGTTTATTCGATATACAAGCAGTTTCAAGAAAAAGGAACATTAA
- the LOC133670570 gene encoding fructose-1,6-bisphosphatase, chloroplastic: MQSSTIPTFPTSLFPPKTLLFSSKTQSFPSKSSLLAQSYHLFRPKMASLSGFIVRSQTGTSSSDEKGFSTLSEYIGKGGIDVGDELVVLYDHIQYACKRIAALVASPFNSSLSKQSNFAGGDSGSGRDAPKPLDIVSNEIILSSLKNSGKVAVMASEEDDAPVWINDDGPFVVVTDPLDGSRNIDASIPTGTIFGIYRRLVELDHLPQEEKATLNSLQSGAKLVAAGYVLYSSATILCTSFGSGTHAFTLDHSTGDFIQTHIDIKIPPRGQIYSVNDARYFDWPEGLRQYIDTVRQGKGRYPKKYSARYICSLVADFHRTLLYGGVAMNPRDHLRLVYEANPLSFLVEQAGGRGSDGKSRILSMQPVKLHQRLPLFLGSLEDMEELESYGDVQQKVNPGYEV, from the exons ATGCAATCATCTACCATACCCACATTCCCAACTTCACTTTTTCCTCCAAAAAccctccttttctcttcaaaaaccCAGTCTTTTCCATCCAAAAGCTCACTTCTTGCCCAAAGTTATCATCTTTTCAGGCCAAAAATGGCTTCTCTAAGTGGGTTTATTGTAAGATCACAAACGGGTACTTCTTCAAGTGATGAAAAGGGGTTTTCTACTTTGAGTGAATATATAGGGAAGGGAGGGATTGATGTGGGAGATGAGTTAGTGGTGTTGTATGATCATATACAATATGCCTGTAAGAGAATTGCAGCTCTTGTGGCTTCTCCTTTCAACTCTAGTCTCAGTAAACAGAGTAATTTTGCTGGAGGTGACAGTGGTTCAGGCAGAGACGCACCAAAACCTCTTGATATTGTCTCA AATGAAATCATCTTATCTTCCCTtaaaaattctggaaaagttGCTGTTATGGCTTCAGAAGAAGATGATGCTCCAGTTTGGATTAACGATGATGGTCCATTTGTGGTGGTAACAGATCCTCTTGACGGGTCTCGAAATATCGATGCCTCCATTCCTACAGGAACAATTTTTGGGATATACAGGCGCCTTGTTGAACTGGATCATCTACCCCAGGAGGAAAAAGCTACGCTGAATTCATTGCAAAGTGGAGCCAAGCTTGTAGCTGCTGGGTATGTTCTCTATTCATCAGCCACTATACTGTGCACCAGCTTTGGTTCTGGAACGCATGCATTTACACTGGATCATTCCACAGGAGACTTCATTCAGACTCatatagacattaagattcctCCTCGAG GGCAAATTTATTCTGTAAATGATGCGCGATACTTTGACTGGCCTGAAGGATTGAGGCAATATATTGACACTGTTAGACAGGGGAAAGGCAGATACCCCAAGAAGTACTCTGCTCGTTATATATGTTCTCTCGTAGCTGATTTCCATCGAACGCTGTTGTATGGTGGTGTCGCAATGAATCCAAGGGACCATCTTCGTCTAGTTTATGAGGCAAATCCTCTTAGTTTTCTTGTTGAGCAAGCCGGGGGCAGAGGTTCTGATGGTAAAAGCAGGATTCTCTCTATGCAACCAGTCAAATTGCATCAAAGACTACCTTTATTTTTAGGAAGTTTAGAAGACATGGAAGAGTTAGAGAGTTATGGAGATGTTCAACAGAAAGTAAACCCTGGATATGAAGTTTGA
- the LOC133670375 gene encoding kinetochore protein NUF2 homolog yields the protein MSKFEYPILPRADMISILAESQIAAVIENDLKNPTPDFVSDIYTRLLVYLDLLHEEDGGQVEFAALEQLENPHYHVGSARTVNNYIKIKEVIALLQCPAVFTLKDLLKPQADRTQFFLSAILNFCLHKDSKMNELRPIGEELSLLDEQRREFDDKISQLNAEIAEYNDARERELPLVQDVDGKVKELRQRIGDLNNHQMSQRATYRKLKEMSTEMDGEISRAEFDLVQSVQENVNLRSKIVQSPDKLQRALEEKKSVRQDARNAERLAMQSFQAKTDVLEVYTKASKKMSKHFNQMQAIHEQVNSAKSIEKDFKALKAKLGYDELMDKSLGAKLVELQVKAQQLDGCKKLLEKERDAKCEEATEEFNNIKSEVESRRHDLGARQRKVEDVLTKVDAITSKTNMVKESGVAEVQKLVHKREEIAEQFQLYKNSIGHLLHCADS from the exons ATGTCGAAGTTCGAGTACCCAATACTCCCCCGTGCGGACATGATATCGATCCTGGCCGAGTCACAAATCGCCGCCGTTATTGAAAATGACCTCAAAAACCCAACCCCTGATTTCGTCTCCGACATCTACACCCGTCTCCTAGTCTACCTCGATCTTCTCCACGA GGAAGACGGAGGGCAAGTTGAATTTGCAGCATTAGAACAGCTAGAGAACCCACATTACCATGTCGGGTCGGCCCGTActgttaataattatattaagattaAAGAGGTTATAGCTTTGCTACAATGCCCTGCTGTTTTTACTCTCAAAGATCTTTTGAAACCCCAAGCAGATCGCACTCAATTTTTTCTCAGTGCTATTCTTAATTTCTGTCTTCATAAAGACTCCAAAATGAATGAATTGAGACCCATTGGGGAGGAACTTTCGCTTCTTGACGAGCAGCGAAGAGAATTCGACGATAAGATTTCCCAG TTGAATGCGGAGATTGCGGAGTACAATGATGCGAGGGAGAGAGAGTTGCCGCTTGTTCAAGATGTTGATGGTAAAGTTAAAGAATTGCGCCAAAGGATTGGTGACCTCAATAACCACCAGATGTCTCAGAGAGCTACTTACCGGAAATTGAAGGAGATGAGTACAGAAATGGACGGGGAA atCTCAAGGGCCGAGTTTGACCTGGTACAAAGTGTTCAAGAAAATGTGAATTTACGGTCAAAAATTGTTCAATCACCAGATAAACTGCAG AGGGCTTTGGAGGAGAAGAAATCAGTTCGACAAGATGCAAGAAATGCTGAAAGATTAGCAATGCAATCCTTTCAGGCTAAGACTGATGTCCTTGAGGTTTATACGAAG GCTTCTAAGAAAATGTCAAAGCACTTCAATCAGATGCAGGCAATTCATGAACAG GTAAATTCTGCCAAATCAATTGAAAAGGACTTTAAGGCCTTAAAAGCTAAGCTTGGTTATGATGAACTGATGGATAAGTCACTTGGTGCCAAACTTGTTGAGTTGCAAGTGAAAG CACAACAGTTGGATGGGTGTAAAAAGCTgttagagaaagaaagagatgctAAGTGTGAGGAAGCTACTGAAGAATTCAATAATATCAAATCAGAGGTGGAATCCAGGAGGCATGATCTAGGAGCAAGGCAAAGGAAGGTTGAAGATGTATTAACAAAG GTGGATGCTATAACTTCAAAGACTAACATGGTAAAAGAATCTGGTGTGGCTGAAGTGCAAAAGCTAGTTCACAAACGTGAAGAGATTGCAGAACAG